Proteins encoded together in one Rhipicephalus sanguineus isolate Rsan-2018 chromosome 9, BIME_Rsan_1.4, whole genome shotgun sequence window:
- the LOC119405460 gene encoding serpin A3-8 — protein sequence MMASHIAVLLLCAAVILAPPTTTQDAQLGHARANNAFGVTLFKELCSKAADKNLVFSPASVSIALGMLYAGAHGKTLEELPAVLGLPDAGLLDRGAVLSAYKSLVEIKSANATLDIANTVLIQKDFEVLDQWKKDAVEYFQAEARSVDFVRDADGLAADINDWVKKKTRGKIPKLLEDAPPMNTVAFLINTISLILLLCIRSIAKPNASVHHVRHTYKQLKLS from the coding sequence ATGATGGCTTCGCACATCGCCGTTCTCCTCCTGTGCGCCGCTGTAATCCTAGCGCCGCCGACAACCACCCAAGATGCTCAACTAGGACATGCCAGGGCCAACAACGCCTTCGGAGTTACCCTCTTCAAAGAACTCTGTTCGAAGGCGGCCGACAAGAACCTGGTCTTCTCGCCCGCGAGCGTCAGCATCGCTTTGGGAATGCTGTACGCTGGAGCCCACGGCAAGACCCTCGAAGAACTGCCTGCCGTTCTAGGACTCCCGGACGCCGGACTCCTCGACAGGGGCGCCGTGCTATCTGCCTACAAGTCGCTCGTCGAGATTAAGTCCGCGAACGCGACGCTGGACATCGCCAACACGGTGCTCATCCAGAAGGACTTCGAGGTCCTGGACCAGTGGAAGAAAGACGCCGTCGAGTACTTCCAGGCGGAGGCGCGGTCGGTGGACTTTGTTCGTGACGCCGACGGATTGGCGGCTGATATCAACGACTGGGTGAAGAAGAAGACCAGGGGGAAGATCCCCAAGCTCCTGGAGGACGCTCCGCCGATGAACACCGTGGCGTTTCTCATCAACACCATCTCCCTGATCTTATTACTGTGCATACGCAGTATAGCAAAGCCAAATGCTTCTGTACATCATGTTAGACATACGTACAAACAGTTAAAATTGAGCTAA
- the LOC119405031 gene encoding intracellular coagulation inhibitor 2, whose amino-acid sequence MASFVAALLLSAAASLAPTFPQDAHLRHARASNAFGVALFKELCSKTTDRNVVFSPASVSIALGMLYAGASGKNLGELSTVLGLSDAGLVDRDAVLSAYKSLVETKSANATLDIANIVLIQKDFEVLEQYRKDVAKYFHAGALSVDFFRDAQRVAAEINDWVKKKTRGEIPKLLDVAPPMNTVAFLINAIYFKGMWETTFQDRDTKPLAFYNHGQDEVKVATMSVRRRFGYAVVEELEARALEVPYAGDRFSMVVMLPNSRTGLSTVETRLTTDLVEKIANRLTLRDVQLWLPKFKLQTEYDLVEPLRRLGLISAFGKGADFSGISARNDLQVSDVVHKAVVEVSEEGTVAAAVTAVRVSFKSGGFVRLPPPTPFRVEHPFAFYIWDKVDKRALFMGAIRSLQ is encoded by the coding sequence ATGGCCTCGTTCGTCGCCGCACTCCTGCTGTCCGCTGCGGCATCCCTGGCGCCGACATTTCCCCAAGATGCTCACCTCAGGCACGCCAgggccagcaatgctttcggcgtTGCCCTCTTCAAGGAACTCTGTTCGAAGACGACAGACCGGAATGTCGTCTTCTCGCCAGCGAGCGTCAGCATCGCCTTGGGAATGTTGTATGCCGGAGCTAGCGGCAAGAACCTCGGGGAACTGTCAACCGTTCTCGGACTCTCGGACGCCGGACTCGTCGACAGGGACGCCGTGCTGTCGGCCTACAAGTCGCTCGTCGAGACCAAGTCAGCCAACGCCACGCTGGACATCGCCAACATCGTACTGATTCAGAAGGACTTCGAGGTCCTTGAGCAGTACAGGAAAGACGTCGCCAAGTACTTCCATGCAGGAGCGCTGTCGGTGGACTTCTTTCGCGACGCCCAAAGAGTGGCGGCCGAAATCAACGACTGGGTGAAGAAGAAGACCAGGGGGGAAATCCCCAAGCTCCTGGACGTCGCCCCGCCGATGAACACCGTGGCGTTTCTCATCAACGCCATCTACTTCAAGGGCATGTGGGAGACCACGTTCCAGGATCGCGACACCAAGCCGCTCGCCTTCTACAACCACGGCCAAGACGAAGTGAAGGTGGCCACCATGTCAGTTCGTCGGCGCTTCGGTTACGCAGTGGTGGAAGAACTGGAGGCGAGGGCTTTGGAAGTGCCTTACGCCGGAGACCGATTCAGCATGGTCGTCATGCTTCCCAATAGCAGGACCGGGCTGTCGACGGTCGAGACCCGCCTAACGACAGACCTGGTGGAGAAGATCGCGAACCGTCTGACGCTGAGGGACGTTCAGCTGTGGCTGCCCAAGTTCAAGCTGCAGACCGAGTACGACTTAGTGGAGCCGCTTCGCAGGCTTGGACTCATAAGTGCCTTTGGCAAAGGTGCGGATTTTTCTGGTATCAGCGCCAGAAACGATTTGCAGGTGTCCGACGTGGTGCACAAGGCTGTGGTCGAAGTTAGCGAGGAAGGCACTGTGGCTGCTGCCGTCACGGCGGTACGTGTCTCCTTCAAGAGCGGTGGATTCGTTCGGCTACCTCCTCCTACTCCTTTCCGCGTCGAACACCCATTCGCGTTCTATATTTGGGACAAAGTTGACAAGCGAGCGCTTTTCATGGGAGCTATTAGAAGTCTTCAATAA